The uncultured Desulfuromonas sp. genome has a segment encoding these proteins:
- a CDS encoding ABC transporter ATP-binding protein, whose product MNKKRKTGLARLIEISGSKKWWLISSMLLSVCFSLAQFVPYVAAYNILTELAAHARQPQMIDGDFIRNWGLASLGAVLLSGLLLYISLMLSHIAAFTILYELRMALARKLARLPMGFFSQKTSGYLKKVMSEDVERIELFVAHHIPDITSAVVFPLLLLIYLFSVDWRPALVVCAVFVAAIGLQGLMLLTSRMRGGYEEYQSALGRMNGSIVEYVRGIQVVKVFGRSVAGFERLKSDILGFRDCSVAMTRSFAPAYTGYLTLLSSTFLFLIPTAVFFLTRAPSYPAYLPTVFLFLILGGGTFFPLQKLLYLGSLFNQNSLGVELIDDILDRAEIEEPEHPRCPVDNGITFDQVTFAYDKAAVLKNISFCAEPGSLTALVGPSGAGKSTIGMLAARFWDVTRGEIRMGGVPIREMGTAELMRHISFVFQDNLLFFDTIEENIRMGNTTAPFADVVAAAKAAHCHTFIEKLDQGYQTLVGEGGIYLSGGEQQRIALARAILKDAPVVILDEATAFADPENESKILASFARLIKGKTVLVIAHRLSTVTNADCILVVDQGTIVEQGRHEELLALNGLYQRMWQTYNRSREWQLTSVANPEGAQS is encoded by the coding sequence ATGAATAAAAAACGTAAAACCGGCCTTGCGCGGCTGATCGAAATTTCCGGGAGCAAAAAGTGGTGGCTGATCAGCTCCATGCTGCTGTCCGTGTGTTTTTCCCTTGCGCAGTTTGTCCCCTATGTGGCGGCATATAACATATTGACCGAGCTGGCCGCGCACGCGCGACAGCCTCAGATGATCGACGGCGATTTCATCCGCAACTGGGGCTTGGCCAGCTTGGGCGCGGTGCTGCTTTCCGGGCTGTTGCTTTATATTTCGTTGATGCTTTCGCACATTGCCGCGTTCACCATCCTCTATGAGCTGCGCATGGCCCTGGCACGCAAACTGGCACGGCTGCCCATGGGGTTCTTTTCGCAAAAGACCTCCGGGTATCTCAAGAAGGTGATGTCCGAGGATGTGGAGCGCATCGAACTGTTCGTCGCTCATCATATTCCGGACATCACCTCGGCCGTGGTGTTTCCACTCCTGTTGCTTATCTACCTGTTCAGCGTTGACTGGCGGCCGGCTCTGGTAGTGTGCGCGGTGTTTGTCGCGGCCATCGGCTTGCAGGGACTGATGCTGCTGACGTCGCGGATGAGGGGGGGCTACGAGGAATACCAGAGCGCTCTGGGGCGCATGAACGGCAGCATTGTCGAATACGTACGCGGGATCCAGGTGGTCAAGGTGTTCGGGCGCTCCGTGGCAGGGTTTGAACGGCTCAAGAGCGACATCCTCGGCTTTCGCGATTGCAGCGTCGCCATGACCCGAAGCTTTGCCCCGGCGTATACCGGTTATCTGACGTTGCTGTCCTCGACGTTTCTGTTTCTGATTCCGACGGCGGTGTTTTTTCTTACTCGGGCACCGTCTTACCCGGCCTATCTGCCGACGGTGTTTCTGTTTCTCATCCTCGGCGGCGGCACCTTTTTCCCGCTGCAAAAACTGCTCTACCTGGGCAGCCTGTTCAATCAGAACAGCCTCGGTGTGGAACTGATCGACGACATCCTCGACCGCGCTGAAATCGAGGAGCCGGAACATCCCCGTTGTCCCGTGGATAACGGCATTACGTTTGATCAGGTCACCTTTGCCTACGACAAGGCAGCGGTGCTGAAGAATATTTCCTTTTGCGCCGAACCCGGCAGCCTGACCGCCCTGGTCGGGCCGTCCGGTGCCGGAAAATCCACCATCGGCATGTTGGCGGCGCGCTTCTGGGATGTGACCCGGGGGGAGATCCGCATGGGCGGCGTGCCGATCAGGGAGATGGGCACAGCCGAGCTGATGCGCCATATCTCTTTCGTGTTTCAGGACAATCTGCTGTTTTTCGACACCATTGAAGAGAATATCCGCATGGGCAACACCACAGCGCCGTTCGCGGATGTGGTGGCGGCGGCAAAAGCCGCTCATTGCCATACCTTTATCGAAAAGCTCGATCAGGGCTACCAAACCCTGGTGGGCGAAGGCGGCATCTACCTGTCCGGCGGCGAGCAGCAGCGTATCGCCCTGGCGAGGGCCATCCTCAAGGATGCGCCGGTGGTGATTCTGGACGAAGCCACGGCCTTTGCCGATCCGGAGAACGAGAGCAAAATCCTCGCGTCGTTTGCCCGCCTCATAAAGGGCAAGACCGTGCTCGTCATCGCCCACCGCCTGAGCACCGTCACCAATGCCGATTGCATCCTGGTGGTGGACCAAGGGACCATTGTTGAACAGGGGCGACATGAGGAACTGCTGGCTCTGAACGGTCTTTACCAGCGCATGTGGCAGACCTACAACCGGTCGCGCGAGTGGCAACTGACGTCCGTTGCGAACCCTGAGGGGGCGCAATCATGA
- a CDS encoding ABC transporter ATP-binding protein produces the protein MNFAKVINAATIGRPRRVRPMVIWTVLEYFLRGAPYGILLMVVWELFKPLEDPALVLDARAIALWCLALLVCLVLLYLVGRKAYFAAYRDSYEICADGRLDIVEHLRRQPMGFFTTRDPGDIGAYIVTDYANIESLLSHQLPQVCGGVASPLVLLIFLTAMSWKLALAAALVIPVSLPAAWVSVKIITYFGTRHQRTKVRVAARMIEYIQGIRLIKAFNLGGVKFDRLESAFRQLKSESIRLEGGSGPTMILSSFVLNGGFTLIILLGFTLLAAGEVSLPVYIVFLLLGSRVYEPLTHSLIFFAEAHYFALGVERIETLRNSRPLAEGRGLTSMAHQGIALNNVSFHYRETEVLRNVSLEIPTGSLTALVGPSGSGKTTLTRLIARFWDVDAGEIHVGGSNIKEYANDYLLDQIAIVFQDVYLFNDSILNNIRIGRPEASRERIEAAARAACCHDFIAALLDGYDTLVGEGGSTLSGGEKQRISIARAILKDAPIVLLDEATAALDPENESAIQAAIAELVKHKTVVVIAHRLNTIRRADKIIVIDQGKVVEEGRHEQLLARDGLYKKLWGEQQRVKGWKF, from the coding sequence ATGAATTTCGCCAAAGTGATCAACGCGGCCACCATAGGGCGGCCCCGGCGGGTGCGGCCAATGGTTATCTGGACGGTTTTGGAATATTTTCTGCGCGGCGCGCCTTACGGTATCCTGCTGATGGTGGTGTGGGAGCTGTTCAAGCCTCTGGAAGACCCGGCGCTGGTCCTCGATGCGCGGGCCATTGCCCTGTGGTGCCTGGCCCTGCTGGTTTGTCTGGTCTTGCTTTATCTGGTCGGGCGCAAAGCTTATTTTGCCGCATACCGCGACAGTTACGAGATCTGCGCCGATGGTCGGCTGGACATTGTCGAGCACCTGCGGCGTCAGCCCATGGGTTTTTTCACGACGCGCGATCCCGGTGATATTGGCGCCTACATCGTCACCGACTATGCCAATATCGAGAGCCTGTTATCGCATCAGCTGCCCCAGGTTTGCGGCGGGGTGGCCTCGCCGCTGGTTCTGCTCATCTTCCTGACCGCCATGAGCTGGAAGCTGGCCCTGGCCGCGGCCCTGGTGATCCCGGTGAGTCTGCCCGCTGCCTGGGTTTCCGTGAAGATCATCACTTATTTCGGCACCAGGCACCAGCGCACCAAGGTGCGGGTCGCGGCGCGCATGATCGAATATATTCAAGGCATCCGCTTGATCAAGGCCTTTAATCTCGGCGGCGTCAAGTTCGACCGCCTGGAGAGCGCCTTTCGTCAGCTCAAGAGCGAGAGCATCCGCCTTGAAGGGGGCAGCGGGCCGACCATGATTCTCTCCTCGTTCGTTCTCAACGGTGGTTTCACCCTGATCATTCTGCTCGGCTTCACCCTGCTGGCGGCGGGCGAGGTGTCGCTGCCGGTGTATATTGTCTTTCTTCTTCTCGGATCGCGGGTGTATGAGCCCTTGACCCATAGCCTGATTTTTTTTGCCGAGGCGCATTACTTTGCTCTGGGGGTGGAACGGATTGAAACCTTGCGCAACAGTCGGCCTCTTGCCGAAGGCCGCGGATTGACCTCCATGGCGCATCAGGGGATCGCGCTGAACAATGTCTCTTTTCACTACCGGGAGACTGAGGTGTTGCGCAACGTCAGCCTGGAGATCCCCACCGGCTCCCTTACCGCTCTGGTCGGCCCCTCCGGCTCGGGGAAAACCACCCTGACCCGGCTCATCGCCCGGTTCTGGGATGTGGACGCCGGTGAGATCCATGTCGGCGGCAGCAACATCAAGGAGTACGCCAACGACTATCTGCTCGATCAGATCGCCATCGTCTTTCAGGATGTCTACCTGTTTAACGACAGCATCCTCAACAATATCCGCATCGGTCGCCCCGAAGCGAGCCGCGAACGGATCGAGGCCGCGGCCCGCGCCGCCTGCTGTCACGATTTCATCGCGGCGCTGCTGGACGGCTACGACACCTTGGTTGGCGAGGGCGGCAGTACTCTGTCCGGCGGCGAAAAACAGCGCATCTCCATTGCCCGCGCCATCCTCAAGGACGCGCCCATTGTCCTGCTCGACGAGGCCACGGCGGCGCTCGATCCGGAAAACGAAAGCGCCATCCAGGCGGCCATCGCTGAACTGGTGAAACACAAGACGGTGGTGGTGATCGCCCACCGTCTCAACACTATCCGGCGCGCCGACAAGATCATCGTCATCGACCAGGGGAAAGTGGTGGAAGAAGGTCGCCACGAACAGCTGCTGGCCCGTGACGGGTTGTACAAAAAACTGTGGGGCGAACAGCAGCGGGTCAAGGGCTGGAAGTTCTGA
- a CDS encoding AraC family transcriptional regulator: METIHFAPPRLTETADSFRIDLPQSCGLDGCNLNINVFRSGLKLIVMRTEASQPLRIEGRTPESVAGFGFCLRGEFASRFGSSTRTSPVRAGDSGFFTLPGCADFTEYVTSGHMLRIYLMLGADSLADFAQGDEDYFSPLLTALEKKQPSRTVHPTTALMNAILHQIQACPYQGKTGALYLESKAIELFSHKLEQLYPSAMRHDNGPCALKAADRERVVHVAEMLVADLENPPDMALLARSAGLSRSKLHRCFRQTYGVSPFEYLRNHRLQTAMLLLQDGEINVTQAALSVGYTNLSYFAKAFKAMFGVAPGELLHRSA, translated from the coding sequence ATGGAAACGATTCACTTCGCCCCTCCGCGATTGACGGAAACCGCCGACAGCTTCAGGATTGATCTGCCTCAATCTTGCGGCCTGGACGGATGTAATCTGAACATCAATGTTTTCCGTTCCGGGCTGAAGCTGATTGTGATGCGAACGGAGGCCTCACAACCGCTACGCATTGAAGGCCGGACTCCTGAGTCTGTTGCGGGTTTCGGCTTTTGCCTCCGCGGAGAGTTTGCCAGCCGCTTCGGCTCCTCAACAAGGACGTCTCCCGTCCGAGCGGGAGACAGCGGCTTTTTTACCTTGCCCGGTTGCGCGGATTTTACCGAATATGTCACCTCCGGGCACATGCTCAGGATCTATCTGATGTTGGGGGCCGATTCGTTAGCGGATTTCGCGCAGGGTGATGAGGATTATTTTTCGCCACTGCTCACAGCCCTGGAGAAGAAGCAACCCAGCCGCACCGTCCACCCCACCACCGCGCTGATGAACGCCATTTTGCACCAGATTCAAGCCTGTCCCTATCAGGGAAAGACCGGCGCTCTTTATTTGGAAAGCAAGGCCATTGAGCTGTTCTCTCACAAGTTGGAACAATTGTACCCATCCGCAATGCGCCATGACAATGGGCCGTGCGCGCTGAAGGCCGCGGACCGGGAACGTGTGGTTCACGTTGCCGAAATGCTGGTCGCCGATCTGGAGAATCCTCCCGACATGGCGCTGTTGGCGCGCTCCGCTGGGTTAAGCCGCAGTAAACTGCATCGCTGCTTTCGGCAAACCTACGGCGTTTCCCCTTTTGAGTACCTGCGCAACCATCGCCTGCAAACAGCCATGCTGCTTCTGCAGGATGGCGAAATCAATGTTACACAAGCGGCGTTAAGCGTGGGTTACACCAATCTGAGCTATTTCGCCAAAGCGTTTAAAGCCATGTTCGGAGTGGCTCCGGGAGAACTCCTCCACCGTTCAGCGTAA
- a CDS encoding TonB-dependent receptor, with protein MKKRLMVFCAIVMLCPVATSGFAEEQLDTITVTAQKLEENVQDVPIAVSAFSGQDLEDQQIESVTEIADFVPNLMIYTHASGMNSPSMRGIHASPETLTTSTGLYVDGVPVLMAIGFDDALLDVERVEVLRGPQGTLYGKNTEAGAVNIVTRQPDNEFRARVSAEGGMLLSAETGDRTKQLYSLNASGPVVKDKLFLGVSGQYYQKDGFIENTTTNDTDNDRENWSGRVHLRWTPTYRLDISLIASSIEYDDDSVSMNMAQSGAAMFGLPTFEDRKVSANLLGYNKAKGDSQALKITYSLTDSLTVTSITARRKYHERSAIDWDFSPYTLLHSIKDNEYVKLSQEIRLDSTSDKLQWLLGFYYDNDDNDVGFEQDSMIPSMVSTTDREFDGDSYAVFGQAGYFLTQSLRVVGGLRYSEQDQEYTNHVSGTKYDDSWDDLSPKLALEFYFTPDIMAYVSATKGYRSGGFNTVATDPQYRSYDEEELWSYELGVKSAFFDNRIILNGAVYYMEIDDMQVYEAVSPTMSYLTNAAEATAIGFEGELRAKLTDGLTAMAGFGYNHIEFDDFSDALGDYEDNKAPYAPEYTFNIGVQYRHYSGFYSRVDLIGYGEMFLDRANEYSRDSYEIINLKLGYETEHYDIYLYGKNIFDEEYDSEGYYDGYYTLFSEPGEVGIQVTYRF; from the coding sequence ATGAAAAAAAGGCTCATGGTGTTTTGCGCCATCGTAATGCTCTGCCCGGTCGCAACCAGCGGTTTCGCGGAAGAGCAGCTGGACACAATAACCGTTACTGCGCAAAAACTGGAGGAGAATGTCCAGGATGTGCCGATCGCCGTATCGGCGTTCAGCGGTCAGGACCTGGAGGACCAACAGATCGAATCCGTCACAGAAATTGCCGATTTCGTGCCCAATCTCATGATTTACACCCATGCGTCGGGCATGAATTCACCGTCCATGCGGGGGATCCACGCAAGCCCGGAGACCCTTACGACCTCTACGGGGCTCTATGTCGACGGCGTTCCCGTGTTGATGGCCATCGGCTTTGATGATGCCTTGCTCGATGTCGAGCGCGTCGAGGTCCTGCGCGGTCCGCAGGGCACCCTGTACGGCAAGAATACCGAAGCCGGCGCCGTCAACATCGTCACCAGGCAGCCGGACAACGAATTTAGGGCGCGGGTGTCCGCCGAAGGCGGCATGCTGCTGTCCGCCGAAACCGGAGACCGCACCAAACAATTGTATTCGCTGAACGCAAGCGGTCCCGTGGTGAAGGACAAGCTCTTTCTGGGCGTGTCCGGGCAGTATTACCAAAAGGACGGATTCATTGAAAATACGACGACGAATGACACCGATAACGACAGGGAAAACTGGTCCGGTCGCGTACATCTTCGCTGGACGCCCACCTACCGGCTGGACATTTCGCTGATCGCGTCATCGATCGAATACGATGACGACTCGGTCAGTATGAATATGGCGCAAAGCGGCGCCGCCATGTTCGGGCTCCCCACCTTCGAAGACCGCAAGGTCTCCGCCAATCTCTTGGGATACAACAAGGCTAAGGGGGACAGCCAGGCGCTTAAAATCACCTACAGCCTCACCGACAGCCTGACCGTCACCTCTATCACCGCGAGAAGAAAGTACCACGAGAGGTCCGCCATCGACTGGGATTTCAGCCCGTATACCCTGTTGCACTCCATCAAGGACAACGAGTACGTCAAGCTGTCTCAGGAAATACGCCTGGATTCGACTTCCGACAAATTGCAGTGGCTGCTGGGTTTCTACTACGACAATGACGACAACGACGTCGGCTTCGAACAGGACTCCATGATCCCTTCCATGGTCAGCACCACCGATCGTGAATTCGACGGCGACTCCTATGCCGTTTTCGGCCAGGCCGGCTATTTCCTGACGCAAAGTCTGCGTGTTGTCGGCGGCCTGCGCTACAGCGAACAGGATCAGGAATATACAAACCATGTCTCCGGCACGAAATACGACGACTCCTGGGACGATTTGTCGCCCAAGCTGGCTCTGGAGTTCTATTTCACGCCCGACATCATGGCCTATGTCAGCGCTACAAAAGGGTATCGTTCCGGAGGATTCAACACGGTGGCGACGGACCCGCAATACAGAAGCTATGACGAAGAAGAGCTCTGGTCCTATGAACTCGGCGTGAAAAGCGCCTTTTTCGACAACAGAATCATCCTGAACGGCGCGGTCTACTACATGGAAATTGACGATATGCAGGTTTATGAAGCCGTTTCGCCGACCATGTCCTATCTGACCAATGCGGCTGAAGCAACGGCCATAGGCTTTGAAGGCGAGCTGAGGGCGAAACTCACCGACGGGCTGACCGCCATGGCGGGATTCGGCTACAACCATATCGAGTTCGACGATTTCAGCGACGCCCTGGGCGATTACGAAGACAACAAAGCACCCTACGCGCCGGAATACACCTTCAACATCGGCGTCCAGTACAGGCATTACAGCGGTTTTTACTCCCGGGTAGATCTGATCGGTTATGGAGAGATGTTTTTGGATCGGGCGAATGAATATTCGAGGGATTCCTACGAAATCATCAACCTGAAACTCGGCTATGAAACGGAGCATTACGATATCTATCTGTACGGTAAAAACATCTTTGACGAAGAATACGACTCAGAAGGGTATTACGACGGTTATTACACCCTGTTCAGCGAACCCGGTGAGGTGGGAATCCAGGTCACCTACCGTTTTTGA
- a CDS encoding methyltransferase domain-containing protein, with protein sequence MESASFPPPDSNGIIRHFSAELSTENLRREKAFGRFAWMYDLAQNHWVRPRIHKADTRRHGEILAAMLNPFQKCAVLDIACGTGAAIAYLDRSSRYTGLDLSYPMLQRARKKARKKNFAAARFIHGNAEELLFAAKTFDLVVLDTALHMIADYKKTLAAIGRVLKKEGVLVCSVPVTGINAHFDIRWRRIAEPRGLHSLTVDALAAACGANQLVFTRIADNGGVLYFQARKVDRERSTA encoded by the coding sequence ATGGAGAGCGCCTCATTTCCGCCGCCTGACAGCAACGGCATTATCCGTCATTTTTCCGCGGAGCTGTCCACGGAAAACCTGCGCCGTGAAAAGGCCTTCGGCCGTTTCGCCTGGATGTATGATCTGGCTCAAAACCACTGGGTGCGGCCGCGTATCCACAAGGCCGACACCCGCCGTCATGGCGAAATCCTGGCCGCCATGCTGAACCCTTTTCAAAAATGTGCGGTGCTCGATATCGCCTGCGGCACCGGCGCCGCCATTGCTTATCTCGACCGGAGTTCCCGCTATACCGGGCTGGATCTCTCCTATCCCATGCTGCAACGGGCGCGGAAAAAAGCGCGCAAGAAGAACTTTGCCGCGGCCCGGTTTATTCACGGCAATGCCGAAGAACTTTTATTTGCCGCGAAAACGTTTGATCTGGTGGTCCTGGATACGGCCCTGCACATGATTGCCGATTATAAAAAAACGCTGGCCGCGATTGGCCGCGTGCTGAAAAAAGAGGGCGTCCTGGTGTGCAGCGTGCCGGTGACCGGAATCAATGCGCATTTCGACATACGCTGGCGGCGCATCGCCGAACCGCGCGGGCTGCACAGCCTGACGGTTGACGCCCTTGCCGCCGCCTGCGGCGCCAATCAACTTGTTTTCACCCGCATCGCGGACAATGGCGGAGTGCTCTACTTTCAAGCGCGAAAAGTCGACCGGGAGCGGAGCACCGCCTGA
- a CDS encoding outer membrane lipoprotein-sorting protein: protein MVQREKLILVMLLGMLVFTPLSGLSAELTGRQIMTLVDERPDGVDRISRMKMTLINNRGRERVRELKSFSKDYGKDKKTVMVFEAPADVRDTAFLSWEYDDPGRDDDKWLYLPALKKERRISGSGKNDYFMGSDFTYDDMGDRNVDEDTHTLLGEETAQGRDCWKIESVPIDPDDMYTRKVLWVGKESHMVVQAEYYDKDGLLKVYRVRDIRKQDGFWTLFRSEMDNVSRSHKTLWQVESVIYDSGLKDRLFRVATIQRGAIR from the coding sequence ATGGTGCAACGTGAAAAATTGATTCTGGTGATGCTTCTGGGAATGCTGGTTTTCACCCCCCTGTCCGGCTTGAGCGCGGAGCTGACCGGCAGGCAGATCATGACCCTGGTGGACGAGCGCCCCGACGGCGTGGATCGCATCAGTCGTATGAAGATGACCCTGATCAACAACCGGGGCCGTGAACGCGTGCGCGAGCTCAAGAGTTTTTCCAAGGATTACGGCAAGGACAAGAAGACGGTCATGGTGTTTGAAGCGCCGGCCGATGTGCGCGACACGGCGTTTTTGTCGTGGGAATACGATGATCCGGGGCGCGATGACGATAAATGGCTGTATCTGCCGGCTTTGAAAAAAGAGCGCCGCATCAGCGGCTCGGGGAAAAACGATTATTTCATGGGCAGTGATTTCACCTATGACGACATGGGCGATCGCAATGTCGATGAAGACACGCACACCCTGTTGGGAGAAGAAACGGCTCAGGGGCGCGATTGCTGGAAAATCGAGTCCGTTCCCATTGATCCGGACGATATGTACACGCGCAAGGTGCTTTGGGTCGGCAAGGAATCCCACATGGTGGTCCAGGCCGAATATTACGACAAGGACGGTCTGCTCAAGGTGTATCGGGTGCGGGACATCAGAAAACAGGACGGGTTCTGGACCCTGTTCAGATCGGAGATGGACAACGTCTCACGCAGTCATAAAACCCTGTGGCAGGTTGAATCCGTCATCTATGACAGCGGCCTGAAAGATCGCCTGTTTCGCGTCGCCACCATCCAGCGCGGCGCGATCCGCTGA